In a genomic window of Styela clava chromosome 7, kaStyClav1.hap1.2, whole genome shotgun sequence:
- the LOC144425269 gene encoding uncharacterized protein LOC144425269 encodes MFSLKDTTDECHQFSSDGYQQCVIHGISNQEVRLPRWSPCISRVESIDGSVRVTPEEGKELLYDDLKHQKCIHQYVALLAQFGGPHLMQLIIRNGDEKLHTTPFQVKLEVEDVHDNGDEEWETSDVDDSCEVPFPGEVTVRRLLKNHNVDNYWPLLERSGVRSVPDLSRLNKKKLKEFGVETVGDRIRIMNAVANSDSPFINSNSTETEIFSLEEFLSDINLIKNEALFKRERISLELLNKMSDEDLKDVGITQEKDKKSFKGALAVMESMLYCNVSQDAPGATHSASCNVPYYAPVTPDSP; translated from the exons ATGTTTTCACTGAAAGACACCACCGATGAATGTCACCAATTCTCTTCTGATGGATATCAGCAATGCGTCATCCATGGTATTTCAAACCAAGAGGTTCGGCTTCCGCGGTGGTCACCATGTATCAGCAGAGTCGAGTCAATTGATGGATCTGTAAGAGTCACGCCTGAAGAGGGAAAAGAGCTTTTATACGATGACCTGAAACATCAAAAGTGTATCCATCAATATGTGGCATTGCTAGCGCAGTTTGGTGGTCCTCACTTAATGCAACTCATTATCAGGAATGGCGATGAAAAGCTCCACACAACACCTTTCCAGGTGAAATTGGAGGTTGAAGATGTGCACGACA ATGGTGACGAAGAATGGGAAACTTCTGATGTCGATGATTCATGTGAAGTCCCTTTTCCCG GAGAAGTTACTGTCCGAAGACTCCTGAAAAATCATAACGTTGACAACTATTGGCCTTTGTTGGAAAGATCTGGTGTTAGAAGCGTTCCAGATCTTTCTCGGCTAAATAAAAAGAAACTTAAAGAGTTCGGCGTTGAAACAGTAGGTGACAGGATCAGAATTATGAATGCTGTTGCGAATTCCGACTCCCCTTTCATAAACTCCAATAGCACAGAGACAG AGATTTTCTCTTTGGAAGAGTTTCTGAGTGATATTAACTTGATCAAAAACGAAGCGCTATTCAAACGAGAAAGAATATCTTTggaattattgaataaaatgagCGACGAGGATCTGAAGGATGTTGGGATTACGCAGGAAAAAGACAAGAAATCCTTTAAAGGTGCACTTGCAGTAATGGAGAGCATGCTATATTGTAATGTTTCTCAGGATGCCCCTGGGGCTACTCATTCTGCATCTTGTAATGTGCCTTACTATGCGCCTGTGACTCCTGATTCCCCTTAA